From Methanomassiliicoccales archaeon LGM-RCC1, one genomic window encodes:
- a CDS encoding AAA family ATPase, whose translation MKKALLLNIIDPGIGGVLIKGEKGTAKSTSIRSLSQILPMRPTVIGCPFHCDPRYPKRMCIQCREKLSKGEELKSEEMPMTVVELPLSATEDRVSGTLDLEHVLKTGEKKFEPGVLAQANGNVLYVDEVNLLDDHIIDLLLDSAAMGVNYIEREGVSFSHPAKFILIGSMNPEEGSLRPQLLDRFGLCVDIEGEKEVPTRMEVIKRRMEFDKDPEGYLESCKDEIDELRKKIVTARETLSEVKLDDKIIHDIVMVSIHFKMEGHRADITMMRAAKANAALDGRKEVTKQDLREIAPLVLSHRLKKRAFDNVTFDEKELDVCLGI comes from the coding sequence ATGAAAAAAGCATTGCTCCTGAACATCATCGACCCTGGAATCGGCGGGGTTTTGATCAAAGGGGAAAAGGGTACGGCGAAGTCCACCTCCATCAGATCCTTGTCACAGATTCTCCCTATGAGACCAACCGTTATCGGCTGTCCGTTCCACTGCGACCCCAGATATCCCAAGAGGATGTGCATCCAATGTCGCGAAAAACTCTCGAAAGGGGAAGAACTGAAATCCGAGGAAATGCCGATGACCGTTGTGGAACTCCCTCTGAGTGCGACCGAGGACCGTGTGTCCGGAACGTTGGATTTGGAACATGTCCTCAAAACAGGAGAGAAGAAGTTCGAACCTGGAGTTCTCGCACAGGCAAACGGGAACGTTCTCTATGTGGATGAGGTCAACCTTCTGGACGACCATATAATCGATCTGCTCCTTGATTCCGCCGCGATGGGTGTCAACTACATCGAGAGGGAGGGCGTATCATTCTCCCATCCTGCCAAGTTCATTCTCATCGGAAGCATGAACCCCGAAGAGGGAAGCCTCAGGCCCCAGTTATTGGACAGGTTCGGACTCTGTGTCGATATCGAGGGAGAGAAGGAGGTCCCCACCAGGATGGAGGTCATCAAGCGCAGGATGGAGTTCGACAAGGATCCCGAAGGATACCTGGAATCCTGCAAGGACGAGATAGATGAGCTCCGCAAGAAAATCGTCACCGCAAGAGAGACTCTCTCTGAAGTGAAGCTCGACGACAAGATAATCCATGATATCGTCATGGTATCGATACACTTCAAGATGGAAGGGCACAGAGCCGACATCACCATGATGAGGGCTGCCAAAGCCAATGCCGCGCTGGACGGGAGGAAAGAGGTCACCAAACAAGACCTCCGCGAGATCGCTCCCCTGGTCCTGTCACACCGTCTCAAGAAACGTGCATTCGACAACGTCACCTTCGATGAGAAGGAGTTGGATGTATGTCTGGGAATTTGA